The following are encoded in a window of Pseudomonas multiresinivorans genomic DNA:
- the kdpF gene encoding K(+)-transporting ATPase subunit F, whose amino-acid sequence MSVLDGVSLVLATGLFIYLLVALLRADRS is encoded by the coding sequence ATGAGCGTGCTCGACGGTGTGTCCCTGGTCCTGGCCACGGGACTGTTCATCTATCTGCTGGTGGCGCTGCTGCGCGCCGACCGTTCCTAG
- a CDS encoding response regulator, protein MYPTTSDDPRRWTTRALLVDDDEPIRELLCGYLARFNIETHGVADGVEMRRALENDSYDVVVLDLMLPGEDGLSLCRYLRAESDIPILMLTARCEPADRIIGLELGADDYMAKPFEPRELVARIQTILRRVRGTSLPSEEGTRGEPRAQVRFDQWRLDSVLRQLHAPDGLVVPLSNAEFRLLWVFLERPRRVLNRELLLDAARGRAIEAFDRSIDLLVSRLRQKLGDDPRSPRLIKTVRGEGYLFDVRDIA, encoded by the coding sequence ATGTACCCGACCACTTCCGACGACCCACGCCGCTGGACCACCCGCGCCCTGCTGGTGGATGACGACGAGCCGATCCGCGAGCTGCTCTGCGGTTACCTGGCGCGCTTCAACATCGAGACCCATGGCGTCGCCGATGGCGTGGAGATGCGCCGCGCGCTGGAGAACGACAGCTACGACGTGGTGGTGCTCGACCTGATGCTGCCTGGCGAAGACGGCCTGTCGCTGTGCCGCTACCTGCGCGCCGAATCGGACATCCCGATCCTCATGCTCACCGCCCGCTGCGAGCCGGCGGACCGCATCATCGGCCTGGAACTGGGCGCCGACGACTACATGGCCAAGCCCTTCGAGCCGCGCGAGCTGGTGGCACGCATCCAGACCATCCTGCGGCGCGTGCGCGGCACCAGTCTCCCCAGCGAGGAAGGCACCCGCGGCGAACCGCGTGCCCAGGTGCGCTTCGACCAGTGGCGGCTGGACAGCGTACTGCGCCAGCTGCATGCGCCGGATGGCCTGGTGGTGCCGCTGTCCAACGCCGAATTCCGCCTGCTCTGGGTGTTCCTCGAACGCCCGCGACGGGTGCTCAACCGCGAACTGCTGCTGGATGCCGCCCGTGGCCGCGCCATCGAGGCCTTCGACCGCAGCATCGACCTGCTGGTCTCGCGCCTGCGGCAGAAGCTCGGCGACGATCCGCGCTCGCCTCGGCTGATCAAGACCGTACGC